The nucleotide window atatttattatacacgtgtaaattaattactgccaaaataatttacttcgtaatttacagtaaaaagcctcaggcactgtgttagatgtgttttcgacgttatatatgcgtttattcatgtcgtcgattttacggttgcaattcgacgttgattatacgtctaggcgacgtatatatacgtatagacgtaatttcgccgtaaatatacgtatattcgacgaatcaatgcccactgggtagAGTGTCACAATACTCTATGAaagaattgcggcttcagatcgttttgttctgttgaagctaCCTACAGGCTCCGAATTGttgacattggctgtgatcttcttttttcaggtttcatgaaattcttcacatatttgaaatatttcattcgggttCGCCCAATACACGGTGCAAaccgtacctgcagcagaatgctgtggcacatgaagccgttttgTTTGCCGGTTGTAAGGATTGAGGTGCGTACTACAAATCGAACaagcgaaaagaaaattaaacaggagtcTTTTATTGGATTGCTAATCCACTGTGCTCTGCTCgtctaggttcaaatcccatccttgtcatagttaaggcctgagacgtgtgtgtttttttctaaacggtgtttgcatttgtttctttttttactcctgtactagagcagtaatatttctagcggTGGAAGAACATGGTATCACATGCTGACAGCAAGAACACGTGGCCACAAGCTGCAGTACATTGGTTTTGGAACAGCAATAAATTTCCTGTGGAGACAGGTGCGCCGGTATTAATACAGCGCTTTCGAGCGGAAAGAGTTACAAGAACTGACTGAAAATTACCAGTTATGTTTATtagctaaaaacacaaaaccaaccTCTTCAGTGGTTGAATCTAAATAACAGAAGCCAATGCTGccatcaagggaaaaaaaatcctgagttatGTAGTTTTGAGACTACATATCTGACTTTCAGTTTGAAGCGGTACAATGGATTCTAGGTCACATTCGTTCTTGATTCAGGATATATATGAGTGTGGTAATGGTTAGAACTGTGTTTACATGAGGTACAAACGGTAACATTTTCATTGCGAGAAGAAAGTCAGTCCGTGCGCATTTCTCAGCATGCACATTGTCAGGAAAActaaacccacagtgccagcaaACCTTTCGATAGCCTGTAGGTACTGCCATTGCAAATGTAACAGGTTGTTCATACACACAAATGACATCGTTGCTATCTCGTAATTAGGAGATAATTTGgtatttattaattaagatttttttcctgGGTGGCAACAATGCGCTTCCGCAATAAATCatagactctgctttcaaaatagctgcaccaggcacttggacacagataaacacagggatttaaaattcaggaatatgaatggtcaattgcttacagttgggtttttacgttttcttatttagcgatttgtgtatcaatcttttaacaattcattaaaatgctaacaacatgtaaaataaaaacaacagcaacgttAAATGAAGGGGagacaggtagtttttttttttttacaatcagattccaatctccaatgctgtgtgtgagagcttaggtaactttccttttctcacattttctgacgactattccaaaggggcaccctgtcaactcctaatactttgtatgtttgattattgtcgttttatttagaaaaagttcaatattgatcataactaaagaaaattaggatcacgaataaaaaaagggctgaagatgcgagtcactcttgaatcagagctgggcgacacgggcttctgttctaaTATGAttgtacgagaagcaggaggaatcgcttctctcctatggagcatgagctgaatcaggagggagacattttgtatgcTTGTGCATATGTTAacgcatgacctacatcgtaaaactaaattaaaaactaacattaagttgtcaaagacattcatttatatacaaacaagagacagacatagCAATGgttctacattaacttgtcctacactgatcagactaattgaaatgtatgaaagcccgtttctgccagggagttaaaaaaacgcgctatggtatcgcaGAATTCCAACTAAGTAACTCAAAATTGCGACTTGGTAACTCAGaactccgactttatatctaaaatgttctttagctcagctagcAAGGCCTGGATTCAAGCCaatacagtgaggcacgaagtagggtgggagcggcgagggcacaagccctagaacccgaatccgttacaataacaaaaggacagacaatgaaataggggctatttcgaagtcgcaaatgtgagatataaagtcaaaattctgagtttttaggtcgcaattctgagattctAAGTCACAATactgagataccatagtgcgtttttttttactccctggcggaaacgggcttccattggttctcagtgctgcgaagcaaaagcaatctctgagaaatcagacaaattattatcagaacatgtcaaaagctgatcagtatttctttactgggaagcaaagaaatgcttgtattacacattttaatatgacatgcaattacacatgaaaattagtaaaattattattgtaaaattacgtgttgatagaacagccccctcgataaaagaaagtgtggaCGGACGTGTCGCATGTTCCGTACTCTGTCTGACAGCGAGTTTAACACACTGTCCTTGGAAATTAGAAAcgaattgaacaataaattaatctgagcaaaTTTTACACATGTGgatgatttcattctgttgaaattacgtggaactcctccgctggggtcagatacacacgggaaagtgttcaggcggcttcacggagtcccgcctcagactggaaacaggttctaattagacgctgagaacaattcgggtctctgtgtgtaattgattgtgttgattgagcgGCAGTGCGACCATGTGTGTGGTAGCATAGTCCTGCTagtataaaaacctagtcaccGCGTTCACACTTTATGCTCTCTTGCTTCAACACAGTTTGGTGGTTTATGTGTCTTACTTCTGTAGCAGTTTAGCGGGACGTCAATTTGGCGATGCGCTCGTTTCTCtttgtgctgtgcctgtgcgcaGGGGCCGGGCTCCCCGCACTGATCTCCGCCGGAccggctggctgggactctcgggaattagcgctccaggccgacctcccggctcctgaagacgcagcccagtcggaggatttgaacctggcagatgcgtcctccgaagacctgtctgcaagcgagaacgactcgcagtccttggctcccgactttcgccgccttcccgtgtccagagacgcgtactcgccctacttcgacaaggagaagatgaagcccgaagccggcagccgccccttacccgcctacatcaagagcgtcctgtttcctccccagcgagggcggcagccggctcgcccggccatcgggggcacccgaggagtggctgtgtggtgcgactccagcaggatgtacgtgagggtcagtcggctcctgttcggcttcagctgtcggccatcggaggtgaccttgggcaactgcagcgtcagccgaaccacacgcagttacttctacttcatctacgggtttcacgagtgcggcaccgagcgatcggtaagcgggtcttcatctacaggcagtgtatcgatgtgagctgtagggccagtgtcggggttgcctttcctgggaatatcccttcctctgtgaccctgcaggttgtccagggccgcctggtgtactccaacactctccgctatgccccgccctcctccagtgcacctgtgcatcgcttcattcccttctctgtgcctgtcaagtgctcctacaacaggtaggcagggctctgctgctgctgagaagccactgggaaagtgtccagaagcccctcatcccctctgtcctgcaggttccactactcctacaaggttggctatgtccccacgtgggccaggagaaggaccttcttcaaggacctgaagaacaagcacagctttgtgctgctcaccaccaactgtaagctccttgagCGAGTGGCTCCAcctgcctgcagggggtgctgtgtgcaggtgtaatgctgcctctctctccagcccactgggtccggctctctcccaaggatgagtacttcctgggtcagcccatgtacttccaggccactgcctactttgccacagcggagcagaggctgtacatccactcgtgttacgtaacggagaaaccagaccagcactcccagccccgtttccccgtgatcgacaacttggggtacggccccttctgggaggggaggtgggcaggagccccgagagcctgcaggggttcatccttgtccttgtccccaggtgcatggtggacagcaaggcagatggctgcctgtccaggtttgtcccctccaagcagaaggatgtgctccgcttcacaattgatgccttcctcttccagaagaagctgtccaggaaggtactgctctcaaaggctgctcagccttcctgctctactgatccattgtctgctttttcatccatgatctagatgtgaaccagactgtggcagctgtagtgcctagagctgccagcttgccttcactgatggcagaaggtctttctgtccctctattggccttgatcccttaatgctgtgaccttccctcttgcagcatgaagtgactgagctgtacatgcactgtgtcatggctgtggctcctgctaaagcaacaccagggaccaagtcctgcacctacaacagggaggctaagaggtacttctgcaaggagcctgctgagggtgctctgggacatgccaggtttaggcctcacctgtcctcctcctctcctccaggtgggaggagctgtatggtgaccatgaggtctgtgcctgctgtgagtccaggtgtgctggcagtcggaatgaaggtgggtctggttctctatcccttgtggatgcatctctgcccaagagacaaccatgcttggacaactgaggaatgatccgtgctggacaaagggactgtttagatgagtagactgtgggtctctgggtatagcagatccctcactcctgggtgctgcttgtccacaggtaccaggagcctggtgaccagTAGTCGGGTGGCTGTGGTACCAGTAGAAGCTCCTCTGGATGTGGGAGCTGActggactgaggatgaggaaggagaccctcagagctccagtgaagatgctgagagcaccagtgaggatgtggaaggagcagaggactttggagatgttggccagtggagaggtagggtctggcaggaggagctcctgtaggggtggtgtcctgcagtgtagctggattgttctccttcctccccaggtgcctgaatgaaggctccagcctggcccttgtgactctcctgcctccacttgccttgtaatggcaacatctcaataaagctgtgaaagacccttctgcctgcccttgtttctttatggtttatagGTTTAAATGGTATGGAGGAATTCAAGGGAAGTGAGACCCATTAATCAATGAAAGTATTTGTGGGGGTTcccctttcaagaatgcttcccatattgctgccaatgaggactgaaaatggTTGGAGTAACAAAGCGTTGTACTGGGGGAAGATGGCCGCACTATTCCTTGGGCAGGTcattgtgactttttttgctgggggagagacagaggtgttcaatatactggCAGTCCTCCTGTTTCCTAGAGGGGTAGTGCTTATGGAGTGTCAGTTGCTACTGTAGTGCCCAGTAAGAGTGAGATCTGATGTCCTATTCTAGGCTgcacaaactgactaaaagaaacacaaggaaggGATTGTCAACAGGGGCTTGGTGCAAAGTAGGCCTTCCCTTCCTTAGCAGAGGAACAATTCTGGTGCCCAAACATCAGTGAATAAAGGTACAGTTAGAATCTTGGAGGTCTTGTCTTATGGGTGTTGGTTTCACAGTATTGGACAGTCACGGGAAGTATTAGGATTGAAATTGGAGATCCCAGTACTTAACTGGGAAGACAAGTGTTCACAaccacctctaccagcagcacagACTGTGTAGATTGAGACTGAATGCTTACTACACAAAGCCTCTCCCCTGTTTCAGTGTCCCGTGTCATGAATTTCAAGTGAATCCTGGTCTCCCGTTGTGACTACCTATGATTTGCACAAATCCTGCTGGCCCACTAACACTGTTAATTTTTAGCCCTACTGCAATGCCCTATTAAAGCTTCAAGGTTTTAGGCTAAACTATTTCATATAATGGTTCCAAAGGTGGCTTCGCAAAGTACTTGACATAATTACAATTAGAATACACAGGATAAAACTGTTCCAAtagacagaggagaccatggatggtggtactaaggaaagtagaagcagaggggtaaagaatggaaccagttcagtaaaggctcttctccAGAACAAGgtgttgagtctgaatttgaaggagtttagggaaggtgactctggtatccttggggagagagttccagagcttgggggcataacaggagaaggccttgtCACTCATAcagtgtagatgggcttgggggacagttaggagaccagaataagaagagcgaaggttctgaggtggggagtagggtgataatagatcaaactgctactgaggtgcaactgaaatgtgacggcatgttctacaatttatgcaagaaagggtaatgttaggcttttatggaccgttggtacaacagcagtgctcaaggattcatttctaatattgaggacaatgggttatatacccatcgttcttaccaaaggatcagagaccttttgctatataagaagactcctttccaccactaatttatacaggtttggttcatttgggttttatcagttaaacatttaagtGAAGTCATTGTCCTGCACGcggccgagcccgacacacggtaccgtctggtttctgtcgctgggcgctcaccctgcggtccatatgggtcctaatgccccagtatatggTAGTGGCAATTTCCCTAAGGAAACAAATACTCCACATTAGTCTGAATGCCACATTCTTCATTGGTCCCATTacatcacagaaaaacaaaactactgaCTCTTTAATCTCGTCTAATCCAAGACGCACCGAATATCACAGTCTTCTTTTaacacgcgtgctgtgattcctctatgtagcagaaatgacaaccgaggagccgagagatcatttcagcatttcgcgtctgaacggaaaacacaaacgactaACTTGGAATGAATtgcttttgacgcttttcaaagcgttctttgtgcacgacaactgcgccaccaaggaaactacataaatatgagaaaacacacaagagagttgtcactcagtgtcgaagggtcgatgtatactggggctcagttgaaaagCAACgccaggacttttccgaattatgtcacacgaagagagcacagccctttccgccctgccgcgtgtgtctcggtaactcgctgtgatcgtaaagtggtcagtactttgcgttgtggccgcaacaaccccggtgaACGAAcggtgctttacagaggagtactgcctgactggatcgttgatgaacgacagaggccactccgacctcttctcggttttcttcaatgacttcctacggatcttcttcacattcgcccatgcaggggaagccagttacaccaaagcaaacgcaggaaagtgcatttcaagcagagaccaggagggacttgtttacaccaagagtgggcggagaatggaacaatgcgcccaggcctgttgctggagccgattcttgatgagctcttgggctcactaagaggcccctgctggatgctaatctttctgttgttcttgcaggtcctgcgctgcttttgagccgacagagctcgtcctggtctgtcggcacagcccaattgcaaatgatcggctccgcgtacagaaggaacgtgcgtttggtacaagagtgcacgaaggcaccggaaatacattgggaacaaatgaccggtcgctcaagacctctgtgaagtacaggagcgtgcaaaacgaggctgtttccgccgggtctcgaaccggggacctttcgcgtgttaggcgaacatgatagccgctacactacggaaacctgcagggactgctgctggtgtctcgcttgcgtttcgggctgagaaagggacgcgtcactttaggcagggggcgctggagagaggaacaaagggcgcgatgtaacaaaatgccgaaacccaggatcgaaccagggacctttagatcttcagtctaacgctctcccaactgagctatttcggcagtgtgcaaagcccacagccacctgctccagccttcctgtgttgtggcatgagcgcaccaagagtagcgggagagtgttgcaggaacgtcactcagaaggaaagccacccagctgcgccctctgagctctgtccagcgcatcttcctcgcatggactcctgcctgcgacgggcaggaaacaattagcaagaacagaacggcaccccatgggtgtctcatgaccacaccttaggttgtgacacgtgcaggtgtgaggggttgccgggctactttggagcagagcttgggcggagggggggcgggaaagcagacaaagaggtgacacctcaaggtctgcacgatcacagctctccgccaccccaggcttccgctcgataagctactggacacacccgcccctcctcacacagaccgtggaaaagcccccgagtgggagcgctctctcttcctcccaggagctcttggacatgacgcacagacagggcgcggggagccgccgcctgcaaacacggctccaggcaggactccactccgcaggagccgcagagcagaggagatgagggcagcttagctctgtagtgattcatagccgttcagggacgccaaatatgtaatgttagtggctctctgaaggcaccagttctgtagggtttgggcatttactgagacaattattaattgtagcagtaaatcacaaagttgattcttttgatgcctttagaatccaaccatgcgacataactcaaacaacgcgcacacacaggtactaatacacgaggatacatttattaatacatagaatatgcatgtaaacctaacagatcttatcgagagggttatcagaatacaaaaggtatatattcagtcagttacaaagagttacatatatcaagaggacatacgttcagtatatcattcattaagaccgtttcgtaaagtgaaattggttacaacttctacattagatactcaaacaagtacataactcttaggaattaaattgatatcaactggttgggataacaattgaattctcgagctgtaatgcattgaagttgaatactcatccaatctctggggattcagatctcctgcgggcacaaagaaacagttgcaggctgttgctgtccaatccgcgctctctggcttggtgccaggctgtgctgtgcggcttgcgacggtgcgctgctgatgttcactgttggctttaactagcaaagtttgtgcacaggagaaaagatgactgtggatcccagcaagtcaggatgaagaccggttcgttcctgatgaagagctagttctgaatagtgattcagctgtccacagttccgacctgtttacgaggcctgctgctggttactctctggcaacctccactctagactcttagaacaaaggaaagttctggcactcggacacactggccgttccgtggttgtccgggctgagtctcaggatggtcaggaggcgcgctgagagaatgtcctgcccttgggagccttctgctcctgggccgtcctgccctggaattttcctttgaattccctttagaaaagtccacagaatcctctccagaatcttactgaatcttgttgaatctccccTTCTGAATCtatcaggctctctgtgttgcctgattttacctggaggaacttcagctcattgattggctgaaagttccatgggcatcagagtcccacgtgggttactcggccctaccagtccctgattggttgatcaaggtgagatatgagtcacttactcctgacacttagtaatgcagtccagatgtccaactggcactccctagacagataggcgccaatggatgaccattgatcatgatagccaggcttagctaagtgcatccccctttgggagctgtccttatcaaaagaaaacatcttgcatgaatagtttctctgtggctgcaccacagagatgaacagagaaatggggcctcatttgggaaggctcagaacacttaattctttcttattaataagcctcgccgctacatatccctacactcctgtgcagagacctgagctgttgttgctgtggatgctgtcttttctgcactcggggtaggagtgaatgttgagttgcccttagaaatgaagcagagcacttcaacggcacgggtgtgtgtgtgcgcgccctggtgattctgggagacagatcgaacctgggctaaaagagagggggcttagccctcttccatttgctagttcaaagttgtacaacccatttgtatctgctaggcagcgcagtcgtcgtgcacaaagaacgctttgaaaagcgtcaaaggcaagtcattccgagttggtcgtttgtgttttccgttcagacgcgaaatgctgaaatgatctctcggctcctcggttgtcatttctgctccgtaaagggatcacagcatgCGTCGGCTTCCAGCGTGCTGGGTcaggacacgatgccgggggttggagagagcgatgtcttcctcgttagtgtagcggtgaggcttattaataaggcagaattaagtgtttctgagctttccctaATTAGGCCTAATTTctttgttcatctctgtggtgcagccacagagaaaccatgcaaggtgatttaaggtcctaggacagctcccaaagggggatgcacttagctaagcctggctatcatgatcaatggtcatccaagtgtcaggactaagtgactcatatctcaccttgatcaaccaatcagggactggtagggccgagtaacccacgtgggactctgatgcccatggaactttcagccaatcaatgagctgaagttcctccaggtaaaaacaggcaacacagagagcctgggagattcagagaGATTCAgatggagattcagattcagattcagattcaacaagattctgtggattgttctaaagggaattcaaaggaaaattccagggcaggacggcccaggagcagaaggctcccaagggcaggacattctcgcagcgcgcctcctgaccatcctgagactcagcccggacaaccacggaccggccagtgtgtccgagtgccagaactttcctttgttctaagagtctagagtggaggttgccagagagtaaccagcagcaggcctcgtgaacaggtcggaactgtggacagctgaattactattcagaactagctcttcatcaggaacgaaccggtcctcttcctgaattgctgggacccacagtcatcttttctcctgtgcacaaactgtgctagttaaagccaacaatgagcatcagcagcccaccgtcgcaagccgcacagcacagcctggcacggagccagagagcgcggattggacagcaacagcctgcaactgtttctttgtgcccgcaggagatctgaatccccagagattggatgagtattcaacttcaatgcattacagctcgagaattcaattgttatcccaaccagttgatatcaatttaattcctaagagttatgtacttgtttgagtatctaatgtagaagttgtaaccaagttcactttacgaaacggtcttaatgaatgatatactgaacgtatgtcctcttgatatatgtaactctttgtaactgactgaatatataccttttgtattctgataaccctctcgataagatctgttaggtttacatgcatattctatgtattaataaatgtatcctcgtgtattagtacctgtgtgtgcgcgttgtttgagttatgtcgcatggttggattctaaagccatcaaaagaatcaactttgtgatttactgctacaattaataattgtctcagtaaatgcccaaaccctacagagctggtgccttcagagagccactatgattacatatttggcggccctgagccggttttccctacattagtatagtggcaagtatccccgcctgtcacgcgggagaccggggttcgattccccgacggggagtagcttttctttcacctccttagagaaatgactgcctttcacttctctgttttctttcacagcgtcgtgcaccttttcattgctctcgctttcagagcctccgcacggcacacgactcgacatcaggaagcacattgaagtgaaagcaggaagcgctgcgacatgcactgtgcagatcccgccacaataagaggtgagtgggtctgttcgatgcacaaagaacgctttgagaagcgtcaaaggcaagtcattccgagttggtcgtttgtgttttccattcagacgcgaaatgctgaaatgatctctcggctcctcggttgtcatttctgctccgtaaaggaatcacagcacgcgtcggcttccagcacggtgggtcgggacacgatgccgggggtcggagagagcgatgtcttcctcgttagtataggacctgtcacctgtccccacctgtcacgcgggagactggggtacatcaggacgcgcattgaagtgaaagaaggatgcgctgtgacatgcactgtgcagatcccgccacactaagaggtgagtgggtctgttagatcacagcgctaggcgaatccccaatccccttttgtgcctggcgacaaaagatggcTGTTTCCACCCGGGGACCTTttgcgtgtgaggcgaacgtgataaccactacactacggaaacggtggtaagacgtgcccagcggcccagtgctgagcttcgccaattcGATTCAGCTGCTTCATACCgagagtcgaacccgggccgcctgggtgaaaaccaggaatcctaacccctagaccatatggcagcgaacaaccacactgttcccggcatcatgcaagcaaactacataaatatgagaaaacacgcaagagagttgtaactcagagtgtcgaagggtcgatgtatactggggctcagttgaaatg belongs to Lepisosteus oculatus isolate fLepOcu1 chromosome 14, fLepOcu1.hap2, whole genome shotgun sequence and includes:
- the LOC138242802 gene encoding zona pellucida sperm-binding protein 3-like isoform X1, which codes for MRSFLFVLCLCAGAGLPALISAGPAGWDSRELALQADLPAPEDAAQSEDLNLADASSEDLSASENDSQSLAPDFRRLPVSRDAYSPYFDKEKMKPEAGSRPLPAYIKSVLFPPQRGRQPARPAIGGTRGVAVWCDSSRMYVRVSRLLFGFSCRPSEVTLGNCSVSRTTRSYFYFIYGFHECGTERSVVQGRLVYSNTLRYAPPSSSAPVHRFIPFSVPVKCSYNRFHYSYKVGYVPTWARRRTFFKDLKNKHSFVLLTTNSHWVRLSPKDEYFLGQPMYFQATAYFATAEQRLYIHSCYVTEKPDQHSQPRFPVIDNLGCMVDSKADGCLSRFVPSKQKDVLRFTIDAFLFQKKLSRKHEVTELYMHCVMAVAPAKATPGTKSCTYNREAKRWEELYGDHEVCACCESRCAGSRNEGTRSLVTSSRVAVVPVEAPLDVGADWTEDEEGDPQSSSEDAESTSEDVEGAEDFGDVGQWRGRVWQEELL
- the LOC138242802 gene encoding zona pellucida sperm-binding protein 3-like isoform X2; the protein is MRSFLFVLCLCAGAGLPALISAGPAGWDSRELALQADLPAPEDAAQSEDLNLADASSEDLSASENDSQSLAPDFRRLPVSRDAYSPYFDKEKMKPEAGSRPLPAYIKSVLFPPQRGRQPARPAIGGTRGVAVWCDSSRMYVRVSRLLFGFSCRPSEVTLGNCSVSRTTRSYFYFIYGFHECGTERSVVQGRLVYSNTLRYAPPSSSAPVHRFIPFSVPVKCSYNRFHYSYKVGYVPTWARRRTFFKDLKNKHSFVLLTTNSHWVRLSPKDEYFLGQPMYFQATAYFATAEQRLYIHSCYVTEKPDQHSQPRFPVIDNLGCMVDSKADGCLSRFVPSKQKDVLRFTIDAFLFQKKLSRKHEVTELYMHCVMAVAPAKATPGTKSCTYNREAKRWEELYGDHEVCACCESRCAGSRNEGTRSLVTSSRVAVVPVEAPLDVGADWTEDEEGDPQSSSEDAESTSEDVEGAEDFGDVGQWRGA